A genome region from Mycolicibacterium litorale includes the following:
- a CDS encoding Cgl0159 family (beta/alpha)8-fold protein, which translates to MPEQATMCADYAELTELRASDPGAIARAWQARTPRPLIRGNGRLMIVAADHPARGALAVGSRPTAMNSRTDLLDRLRAALADPGVDGVLATADILDDLVLVGALEDKVVFSSFNRGGLAGAAFELDDRMTGATAESTAAAKMNGGKMLCRIDLDDPGTVATMAACAEAIDELAARDLIAMVEPFMSSRVNGKVRNDLSPDAVIKSVHIGQGLGSTSSHTWMKLPVVDEMDRVMESTTLPTLLLGGDPADPDKAFASWEKALELPSVRGLIVGRTLLYPPDDDVSSAVATAVSMVR; encoded by the coding sequence ATGCCTGAGCAGGCAACCATGTGCGCCGACTACGCGGAGCTCACCGAACTGCGGGCCAGCGATCCGGGCGCCATCGCCCGCGCGTGGCAGGCCCGCACCCCACGACCCCTGATCCGTGGCAACGGCCGGCTGATGATCGTCGCGGCGGACCACCCCGCCCGGGGCGCGCTGGCCGTGGGTTCGCGGCCGACGGCGATGAACAGCCGCACCGACCTGCTGGACCGGCTGCGCGCGGCGCTGGCCGACCCCGGTGTGGACGGCGTGCTCGCCACCGCCGACATCCTCGACGACCTCGTGCTCGTCGGCGCCCTCGAGGACAAGGTGGTGTTCTCCTCGTTCAACCGCGGCGGCCTGGCCGGCGCGGCGTTCGAGCTGGACGACCGGATGACCGGCGCGACCGCCGAATCGACCGCGGCGGCGAAGATGAACGGCGGAAAGATGCTGTGCCGGATCGATCTCGACGATCCCGGTACGGTCGCGACGATGGCGGCCTGCGCCGAGGCCATCGACGAACTCGCCGCCCGTGACCTCATCGCCATGGTGGAGCCGTTCATGTCCAGCCGTGTCAACGGCAAGGTCCGCAACGACCTCTCCCCCGACGCCGTCATCAAGAGCGTCCACATCGGCCAGGGCCTCGGCTCGACGTCGTCGCACACCTGGATGAAGTTGCCGGTGGTCGACGAGATGGACCGCGTCATGGAATCCACCACCCTGCCGACGCTGCTGCTCGGAGGCGATCCCGCCGATCCGGACAAGGCGTTCGCCAGTTGGGAGAAGGCGCTCGAGCTGCCGTCGGTGCGCGGTCTGATCGTGGGCCGCACCTTGCTCTACCCCCCGGACGACGATGTCAGCTCGGCGGTGGCCACCGCCGTCTCGATGGTGAGGTGA
- a CDS encoding Rieske 2Fe-2S domain-containing protein: MAKPPLSMKPTGWFCVAWSDEVGVGDVRGMHYFGEEMVAWRSRSGRVTVMNAYCEHLGAHLGHGGTVVDEVLQCPFHGWQWNAEGRNVCIPYQDRPNRGRRIRTYPVVERNGAIYIWHDVEGRDPFFDAPDVFSSFADGSSAADYYPQQRLFRQGLEMHPQYVLENGVDFAHFKYVHQTPIIPVFTRHDFAAPVSYVAFTITFEGDEGQSIDDVRSGVEAVNGGLGIAVTKSWGMVDNRTISAVTPVDDRTSDVRFMVYIGRTPGRDDQRAADKARGFGEEVIRQFAQDIHIWSHQRYSDPPALATAEYEGFTAIRTWAMQFYPDGRGGSAAELASTNEKG, translated from the coding sequence ATGGCGAAGCCGCCGTTGTCGATGAAGCCGACCGGCTGGTTCTGCGTGGCGTGGTCCGACGAGGTCGGTGTCGGCGACGTCCGCGGCATGCACTACTTCGGCGAGGAGATGGTGGCCTGGCGGTCCCGGTCGGGACGCGTCACCGTCATGAACGCCTACTGCGAACACCTCGGGGCACATCTCGGCCACGGCGGCACGGTGGTCGATGAGGTGCTGCAGTGCCCGTTTCACGGCTGGCAGTGGAACGCCGAGGGCCGCAACGTGTGCATCCCGTACCAGGACCGCCCGAACCGGGGCCGCCGCATCCGCACCTATCCGGTGGTCGAGCGCAACGGTGCGATCTACATCTGGCACGACGTCGAAGGGCGCGACCCCTTCTTCGACGCCCCGGACGTCTTCAGCTCGTTCGCCGACGGCAGCAGCGCCGCCGACTACTACCCCCAGCAGCGGTTGTTCCGTCAGGGACTGGAGATGCATCCGCAGTACGTGCTCGAAAACGGCGTCGACTTCGCGCATTTCAAGTACGTCCACCAGACGCCGATCATCCCGGTCTTCACCCGCCACGACTTCGCCGCGCCCGTCTCGTACGTCGCCTTCACCATCACCTTCGAAGGCGACGAGGGGCAGTCCATCGACGACGTGCGCAGCGGCGTCGAGGCGGTCAACGGCGGGCTGGGCATCGCGGTGACCAAGAGCTGGGGCATGGTCGACAACCGGACCATCTCGGCGGTCACCCCCGTCGACGACCGCACCTCCGACGTCCGCTTCATGGTCTACATCGGCCGCACCCCGGGCCGCGACGACCAGCGGGCCGCGGACAAGGCGCGCGGCTTCGGTGAAGAGGTGATCCGGCAGTTCGCCCAGGACATCCACATCTGGAGCCACCAGCGCTACAGCGATCCGCCGGCGCTGGCCACCGCCGAGTACGAGGGGTTCACCGCGATCCGCACGTGGGCCATGCAGTTCTATCCCGACGGCCGCGGCGGCAGCGCGGCCGAACTCGCCTCCACCAACGAGAAGGGCTGA
- a CDS encoding sugar phosphate isomerase/epimerase family protein has translation MKIALDPTPFHHDHALLEFPRLVADLGYEYLQLTPHRDFIPFFNHPRADDDLVASFRKACADAGVGIASVLPVLRWSGPDEDAREAAVRNWKRVVQIAVDLGVNVINTEFSGRPEKPEESERAFFRSMEELVPIFEREGIDVLIDPHPDDFVEDGLEALRIIRGVNSPNLGMVYVACHTFHMGGNMAEIMRAAGDKLRLVHVADTMDHHRSHGLRYITNPPGNPVRVHQHLKIGDGDVDWDEFFGGLAGLGFYDRPDTVMVSSVFAEDENAHEVSRYQRATMTDYVAKYRQ, from the coding sequence GTGAAGATCGCATTGGATCCGACACCGTTCCACCATGACCACGCGCTGCTCGAATTCCCCCGCCTGGTCGCGGATCTGGGCTACGAGTACCTGCAGCTGACCCCCCATCGCGACTTCATCCCGTTCTTCAACCACCCGCGTGCCGACGACGACCTGGTGGCAAGTTTCCGCAAGGCGTGCGCCGACGCCGGAGTGGGCATCGCATCGGTGCTGCCGGTGCTGCGGTGGTCCGGGCCGGACGAGGATGCCCGCGAAGCGGCGGTCCGCAACTGGAAGCGGGTCGTGCAAATCGCGGTCGACCTCGGGGTCAACGTGATCAACACCGAGTTCTCCGGTCGCCCCGAGAAACCGGAGGAGTCCGAGCGGGCGTTCTTCCGATCGATGGAGGAGCTGGTGCCGATCTTCGAGCGGGAGGGCATCGACGTGCTGATCGACCCGCACCCGGACGATTTCGTCGAGGACGGCCTTGAGGCACTGCGCATCATCCGCGGCGTCAACTCCCCCAACCTCGGCATGGTGTACGTCGCCTGCCACACGTTCCACATGGGCGGGAACATGGCCGAGATCATGCGCGCCGCGGGCGACAAGCTGCGTCTGGTGCACGTCGCCGACACCATGGACCACCATCGCAGCCACGGCCTGCGCTACATCACCAATCCCCCGGGTAACCCGGTGCGGGTGCACCAGCACCTCAAGATCGGTGACGGCGACGTCGACTGGGACGAATTCTTCGGTGGCCTAGCCGGACTCGGCTTCTACGACCGTCCTGACACCGTGATGGTGTCGTCAGTGTTCGCGGAGGACGAGAACGCCCACGAGGTATCGCGCTATCAGCGCGCCACCATGACCGACTACGTTGCGAAGTACCGGCAGTAG
- a CDS encoding TetR/AcrR family transcriptional regulator — translation MTRRTNRRGQATREGMLDAALRALATGDATAASANRIAKDAGATWGAVKYQFGDIDGLWAAVLKRTAERRGQLAPSLFARALIGRSHTTPEAPLHDRVAAIIDVLFDGLSAPDSRAIETLRAALPRDGADLERLYPQTAAELQSWGQSWIEACQTAFADVDVDRERVREVASFIPGAMRGLVSERQLGSYYDLDLARRGLTNAIVTYLQPART, via the coding sequence GTGACCCGGCGCACGAACCGGCGCGGACAGGCGACCCGCGAGGGCATGCTCGACGCGGCGCTGCGCGCGCTGGCCACCGGCGACGCCACCGCGGCGTCGGCCAACCGCATCGCCAAGGACGCCGGCGCCACCTGGGGTGCGGTGAAGTACCAGTTCGGCGACATCGACGGGCTGTGGGCCGCCGTGCTCAAGCGCACCGCCGAACGCCGCGGACAGCTCGCGCCGTCGCTCTTCGCCCGGGCGCTGATCGGCAGATCGCACACCACGCCCGAGGCGCCCCTGCACGACCGTGTCGCCGCCATCATCGACGTGTTGTTCGACGGCCTGTCCGCCCCGGACTCCCGCGCCATCGAGACGCTGCGCGCGGCGCTGCCACGCGACGGCGCCGACCTGGAACGGCTCTACCCGCAGACCGCGGCCGAACTGCAGTCGTGGGGCCAGAGCTGGATCGAGGCCTGCCAGACCGCGTTCGCCGACGTCGACGTCGACCGCGAGCGCGTCCGGGAAGTCGCCTCGTTCATCCCCGGCGCGATGCGCGGGCTCGTCTCCGAGCGTCAGCTCGGCTCGTACTACGACCTGGACCTCGCGCGCCGCGGGCTCACCAACGCGATCGTCACCTACCTACAGCCGGCGAGGACCTGA
- a CDS encoding sugar phosphate isomerase/epimerase family protein encodes MSRILVGSAPDSWGVWFPDDPGQTPYTRFLDEVAASGYQWIELGPYGYLPTDPERLTDELASRGLKLSAGTVFEHLHQDESWDAVWSQIEDVAKLTAAVGGRHVVVIPEMWRDPATGAVLEDRTLTPEQWKRKTDGMNRLGKAMFEQYGVRAQYHPHADSHVDTEEHVYRFLDGTDAESVNLCLDTGHISYCGGDNIAIIERAPERIGYLHLKQVDPAVMAKVDADDLPFGEAVRLGAMTEPPRGIPDMPPLLAAVERLGVDVFAIVEQDMYPCAPDAPLPIAKRTRNYLGSCGIPSVRFN; translated from the coding sequence ATGAGCAGAATTCTCGTCGGCTCGGCCCCAGACTCATGGGGTGTCTGGTTCCCCGACGACCCGGGCCAGACGCCGTACACCCGGTTCCTCGACGAGGTCGCAGCGTCCGGATACCAATGGATCGAACTGGGACCCTACGGATACCTGCCGACCGATCCGGAGCGGCTGACCGACGAGCTCGCATCGCGCGGCCTGAAGCTCTCGGCGGGAACGGTTTTCGAGCACCTGCATCAAGACGAATCCTGGGATGCGGTGTGGTCGCAGATCGAGGACGTGGCGAAGTTGACCGCCGCGGTCGGCGGCAGGCACGTCGTCGTCATCCCCGAAATGTGGCGCGACCCCGCGACAGGGGCAGTCCTCGAGGACCGCACCCTGACCCCCGAGCAGTGGAAGCGCAAGACCGACGGGATGAACCGACTCGGCAAGGCGATGTTCGAGCAGTACGGCGTCCGGGCGCAATACCACCCGCACGCCGACAGCCACGTCGACACCGAGGAGCACGTGTACCGCTTCCTCGACGGAACCGACGCCGAGTCCGTGAACCTGTGCCTGGACACCGGCCACATCAGCTACTGCGGAGGTGACAACATCGCGATCATCGAGCGGGCCCCCGAGCGGATCGGCTACCTGCATCTCAAGCAGGTCGATCCGGCCGTCATGGCGAAGGTAGACGCCGACGATCTCCCGTTCGGCGAAGCGGTGCGGCTCGGCGCCATGACCGAGCCGCCGCGTGGCATCCCGGACATGCCTCCCCTGCTCGCGGCGGTGGAGCGCCTCGGCGTAGACGTGTTCGCAATCGTCGAGCAGGACATGTATCCGTGCGCACCCGATGCACCGCTGCCGATCGCCAAGCGCACTCGTAATTACCTGGGGTCCTGCGGGATTCCGTCCGTCCGATTCAACTGA
- the iolD gene encoding 3D-(3,5/4)-trihydroxycyclohexane-1,2-dione acylhydrolase (decyclizing) encodes MVSTAPKRAEKTPDTEPTVRLTVAQATVRFLGNQYAERDGERVKFFAGAFGIFGHGNVAGLGQALLQDEVEALEAGTEPMLRYVLGRNEQAMVHSAVAYARQKDRLQTWAVTASVGPGSTNMLTGAALATINRLPVLLLPADTFATRASAPVLQELELPSAGDVTVNDAFKPLSRYFDRVWRPEQLPAALLGAMRVLTDPVETGAATVSIPQDVQAEAHDWPESLFAERTWHVARPLPERSVIARAAEVIRSARRPLIVAGGGVIYSGATDALAALCERTGIPVGQSQAGKGALPYDHPQSVGAVGSTGTTAANALAAEADVVIGIGTRYSDFTTASRTAFNDPDVRFVNINVASLDAVKQGGVSVVADAREAIEALTEALADYAVDDEFRSRVAALARQWEDTVSAAYRVDDGTALNQNQVIGLVNSLSDAHDVVVCAAGSMPGDLHKLWRTRDRKGYHVEYGYSCMGYEVAGGIGAKMAEPDRDVFIMVGDGSYLMMATELVTAVQENVKVIVVLVQNHGFASIGSLSEALGSQRFGTSYRFRSDDGRLDGDKLPVDLAANAASLGADVIRVTTAAEFTDAVKVAKASERTTVIHVETDPMIAAPDSESWWDVPVSETSTLPSTQIAYRTYADWKQIQRPLLRPSDPRNGTPQ; translated from the coding sequence GTGGTCTCCACCGCCCCGAAGCGGGCCGAGAAAACCCCTGACACCGAACCCACCGTGCGACTCACGGTCGCGCAGGCCACCGTTCGGTTCCTCGGCAACCAGTACGCCGAACGCGACGGTGAACGCGTCAAGTTCTTCGCGGGTGCGTTCGGCATCTTCGGCCACGGGAACGTGGCAGGTCTGGGACAGGCTCTGCTGCAGGACGAGGTGGAGGCCCTCGAGGCAGGCACCGAGCCGATGCTGCGCTACGTCCTCGGACGCAACGAACAGGCCATGGTGCACAGCGCCGTCGCCTACGCCCGGCAGAAGGACCGCCTGCAGACGTGGGCTGTCACAGCCAGCGTCGGCCCCGGTTCGACCAACATGCTGACGGGCGCGGCGCTGGCGACCATCAACCGGTTGCCGGTGTTGCTCCTGCCTGCCGACACCTTCGCCACCCGGGCCAGCGCGCCGGTGCTGCAGGAGCTCGAGCTTCCGTCGGCGGGTGATGTCACGGTCAACGACGCGTTCAAACCGCTCTCGCGCTATTTCGACCGGGTGTGGCGGCCCGAGCAGTTGCCCGCCGCCCTGCTGGGCGCGATGCGGGTGCTCACCGACCCGGTCGAAACCGGTGCGGCGACCGTGTCGATCCCTCAGGACGTCCAGGCCGAGGCCCACGATTGGCCGGAATCGCTGTTCGCCGAACGCACCTGGCACGTCGCCCGGCCGCTCCCCGAGCGCTCGGTCATCGCCCGCGCGGCCGAGGTGATCCGTTCGGCCCGCAGGCCTCTGATCGTCGCTGGTGGCGGTGTCATCTACTCCGGCGCCACCGATGCCCTCGCCGCGCTCTGTGAGCGCACCGGCATCCCCGTCGGGCAGAGCCAGGCCGGCAAGGGCGCCCTTCCGTACGACCATCCCCAGTCCGTGGGCGCCGTCGGATCCACCGGTACCACCGCGGCCAACGCCCTCGCCGCGGAAGCCGACGTGGTGATCGGGATCGGTACCCGGTACAGCGATTTCACGACCGCTTCGCGGACCGCGTTCAACGATCCCGACGTCCGCTTCGTCAACATCAACGTCGCATCGCTCGACGCGGTCAAACAGGGCGGCGTCAGCGTCGTCGCCGACGCCCGGGAGGCGATCGAAGCACTGACCGAGGCGCTGGCCGACTACGCGGTGGACGACGAATTCCGTTCGCGCGTCGCGGCGCTGGCCAGGCAGTGGGAGGACACCGTGAGCGCCGCCTACCGGGTGGACGACGGCACCGCCCTGAACCAGAACCAGGTGATAGGGCTGGTCAACTCCCTGTCCGACGCGCACGACGTGGTGGTGTGCGCGGCCGGATCGATGCCTGGTGATCTGCACAAGCTGTGGCGGACCCGGGACCGCAAGGGCTACCACGTCGAATACGGCTACTCCTGCATGGGATACGAGGTCGCCGGCGGTATCGGCGCGAAGATGGCCGAACCGGACCGGGACGTGTTCATCATGGTCGGCGACGGCTCCTATCTGATGATGGCCACCGAACTGGTGACCGCCGTACAGGAGAACGTCAAGGTAATCGTGGTGCTGGTGCAGAACCACGGTTTCGCTTCGATCGGTTCGTTGTCCGAAGCGCTCGGCTCCCAACGGTTCGGCACCTCTTACCGATTCCGCTCCGACGACGGCCGCCTCGACGGGGACAAACTGCCGGTGGATCTGGCCGCCAACGCGGCCAGCCTCGGCGCGGACGTCATCCGGGTCACCACCGCCGCCGAGTTCACCGACGCGGTCAAAGTCGCCAAGGCCAGCGAGCGGACCACGGTGATCCACGTCGAGACAGACCCCATGATCGCTGCCCCGGACAGCGAATCCTGGTGGGACGTACCGGTTTCCGAGACTTCCACGCTGCCGTCCACGCAGATTGCCTACCGGACTTATGCGGACTGGAAGCAGATCCAGCGCCCCCTTCTGCGCCCCTCCGACCCCAGGAACGGAACACCACAATGA
- the iolB gene encoding 5-deoxy-glucuronate isomerase yields MRSEYYIAAHSAEPPFAVDVTPKSAGWTESSLQVIELDQTHSADLTTGDNEVMIVPLTGGGTVECGGERFELSPRTSVFSGPADMVYLGIDQPYVLAGAGRFAICGARAGRALPNRRVAAADVPVELRGAGNCSRQVHNFGTADSFEADSLIACEVITPGGNWSSYPAHKHDENTATESELEEIYYFEIAAGPDGSRGFGYHRVYGTPDRPIEVLEEVRTGDVVLVPHGYHGPSVAAPGYHMYYLNVMAGPGAERSWKIVDDPEHTWLRDTWSDQGVDPRLPLHNPRGQ; encoded by the coding sequence GTGCGCAGCGAGTACTACATCGCCGCCCACAGCGCGGAGCCGCCGTTCGCGGTCGACGTCACCCCGAAGTCGGCCGGCTGGACCGAATCCTCACTGCAGGTGATCGAGCTCGACCAGACGCATAGCGCCGACCTGACCACCGGCGACAACGAGGTGATGATCGTGCCGCTCACCGGTGGCGGCACGGTCGAGTGCGGCGGTGAACGCTTCGAATTGTCGCCCCGCACTTCAGTGTTCAGCGGACCGGCCGACATGGTGTACCTGGGTATCGACCAGCCCTATGTGCTCGCCGGTGCCGGCCGGTTCGCAATCTGCGGTGCCAGGGCGGGCCGGGCGCTGCCCAACCGCCGGGTGGCCGCCGCCGACGTCCCGGTCGAGCTGCGCGGTGCGGGCAATTGCAGTCGACAGGTACACAACTTCGGCACCGCCGACAGCTTCGAGGCGGACTCGCTGATCGCCTGTGAGGTCATCACCCCCGGTGGTAACTGGTCGAGCTATCCGGCGCACAAGCACGACGAGAACACCGCGACCGAAAGCGAACTCGAGGAGATCTACTACTTCGAGATCGCCGCCGGTCCCGACGGGTCCCGCGGTTTCGGCTACCACCGGGTCTACGGCACGCCCGACCGTCCGATCGAAGTCCTCGAAGAGGTCCGCACCGGCGACGTCGTGCTGGTGCCGCACGGCTATCACGGGCCGTCGGTCGCCGCGCCGGGCTACCACATGTACTACCTGAACGTCATGGCCGGTCCGGGCGCCGAGCGGTCCTGGAAGATCGTCGACGACCCCGAACACACGTGGCTGCGTGACACATGGAGCGACCAGGGCGTCGATCCCCGTCTGCCACTCCATAACCCGAGAGGACAGTGA
- a CDS encoding YncE family protein produces the protein MRSLTAAAAICGAVLIGGCSADPGAPATPPGTPTTTGLLPAGVPTEGDRPPADALPPPAEPRRAPAPTAPVPGRIVAVGTQPEGIVADAQTRTVAVLTREPNELVLLDADTAQVTGRTALPGFGRHLQLARPGGPVLVPVESADALVRVTLPGGEARAQIVTGTFPHDASQAADGTVFVANELGGTVTVLRGDAIVKVFTDSVQPAGLAPVGNAMGLLDVRKNDLTVYDTERLSIVGATPAGEGPTHQVADRHGRLIVTDTRGDAVRVFTPMPQPREVGVAIQPGGPYGITYDPARDRVWVASSGTNEVVGYDMAEPTPREVARFPTVQNPYTVAVDPLTGRLFVAGLTGGVVQIIDA, from the coding sequence ATGCGATCGCTCACCGCCGCGGCGGCCATCTGCGGCGCCGTGCTGATCGGTGGCTGCTCCGCCGATCCCGGCGCACCCGCGACTCCCCCGGGCACGCCGACGACGACCGGGCTGCTGCCGGCGGGTGTGCCGACCGAGGGCGACCGCCCGCCTGCCGACGCCCTGCCGCCACCCGCCGAACCGCGACGAGCGCCGGCACCGACGGCCCCCGTGCCGGGTCGCATCGTCGCGGTCGGGACCCAACCCGAGGGCATCGTCGCCGACGCGCAGACCCGCACCGTCGCCGTGCTCACCCGTGAGCCCAACGAGCTGGTCCTGCTCGACGCCGACACCGCGCAGGTCACCGGTCGCACCGCACTGCCCGGGTTCGGACGCCACCTGCAACTGGCCCGTCCCGGCGGCCCGGTGCTGGTTCCGGTGGAGAGCGCCGACGCGCTCGTCCGCGTCACGCTGCCCGGCGGCGAAGCCCGCGCCCAGATCGTCACCGGAACGTTCCCGCACGACGCATCGCAGGCCGCCGACGGGACGGTGTTCGTGGCCAACGAACTCGGCGGAACCGTGACCGTGCTGCGCGGCGACGCGATCGTCAAGGTCTTCACCGACAGTGTCCAGCCCGCCGGCCTCGCCCCGGTCGGCAACGCGATGGGCCTGCTCGACGTCCGCAAGAACGACCTCACCGTCTACGACACCGAGCGCCTGAGCATCGTCGGCGCGACGCCCGCCGGCGAGGGACCCACCCATCAGGTCGCCGACAGACACGGGCGGCTGATCGTGACCGACACCCGGGGTGACGCCGTGCGGGTGTTCACCCCGATGCCGCAACCACGCGAGGTGGGGGTGGCGATCCAGCCCGGAGGGCCCTACGGCATCACCTACGACCCGGCCCGCGACCGGGTGTGGGTGGCGTCCTCGGGCACGAACGAGGTCGTCGGCTACGACATGGCCGAGCCGACGCCGCGCGAGGTGGCGCGGTTTCCCACCGTGCAGAACCCCTACACCGTGGCCGTCGATCCCCTGACCGGCAGACTGTTCGTCGCCGGTCTGACCGGAGGCGTCGTACAGATCATCGACGCCTAG
- a CDS encoding NAD(P)H-dependent amine dehydrogenase family protein — translation MTAPIRVFQVATGNVGSEMIKRIAAHPDLELIGLHCYTPEKVGRDAGEIVGLPPIGVTATGSVEEIIAARPDVMTFHGVFPDEDLYVKVLEAGIDIVTTADWITGWHRDHNHPHPSGKPVSDLLAAACEKGGATFYGTGMNPGVNQILGVVCSADVAEIENVTTIESVDVSCHHSRDTWIEVGYGRPVDDPEIPGKLEKYTRVFADSVLMMADCFDLDLDEVTFSYELGACTKDVDLGWYQLPKGSLGGNYIKYQGMVDGVPRVETHLEWQMTPHTDPSWDIKGCYITQIKGDPCIYNKHMIFPKPGVDLSDPASFASIGMTVTGLPALNAIASVVAAPPGLLTSADLPLRGFAGRFKT, via the coding sequence ATGACCGCACCGATCCGGGTCTTCCAGGTCGCGACCGGCAACGTCGGCAGCGAGATGATCAAGCGCATCGCCGCCCATCCCGACCTCGAGCTGATCGGTTTGCACTGCTACACACCGGAGAAGGTCGGCCGCGACGCCGGTGAGATCGTCGGCCTGCCACCCATCGGGGTGACGGCGACCGGTTCGGTCGAGGAGATCATCGCGGCCAGGCCGGACGTCATGACCTTCCACGGCGTGTTCCCAGACGAGGACCTCTACGTCAAGGTGCTCGAGGCCGGCATTGACATCGTCACCACTGCCGACTGGATCACCGGATGGCACCGCGACCACAACCACCCGCATCCGTCGGGTAAGCCGGTCTCCGACCTGCTCGCGGCCGCGTGCGAGAAGGGCGGTGCGACGTTCTACGGCACCGGCATGAATCCCGGCGTGAACCAGATTCTGGGCGTGGTCTGCTCGGCCGACGTGGCGGAGATCGAGAACGTCACCACCATCGAATCGGTCGACGTGTCGTGCCACCACAGCAGGGACACCTGGATCGAGGTGGGCTACGGCCGGCCCGTCGACGACCCCGAGATCCCCGGCAAGCTGGAGAAGTACACCCGCGTCTTCGCCGACAGCGTGCTGATGATGGCCGACTGCTTCGACCTCGACCTCGACGAGGTGACGTTCTCCTACGAACTCGGCGCCTGCACCAAGGACGTCGACCTGGGCTGGTACCAGCTGCCCAAGGGGTCGCTGGGCGGCAACTACATCAAGTACCAGGGCATGGTCGACGGCGTCCCGCGTGTCGAGACGCACCTGGAGTGGCAGATGACCCCGCACACCGATCCGAGCTGGGACATCAAGGGTTGTTACATCACGCAGATCAAGGGCGACCCCTGCATCTACAACAAGCACATGATCTTCCCCAAGCCCGGAGTCGACCTGTCCGACCCGGCGTCGTTCGCGTCCATCGGCATGACCGTGACCGGACTGCCCGCCCTCAACGCCATCGCCTCGGTGGTGGCCGCACCGCCGGGGCTCCTGACGAGCGCCGATCTGCCGCTGAGGGGTTTCGCGGGCCGATTCAAGACGTGA
- a CDS encoding Gfo/Idh/MocA family protein: MSDLRIAVLGVGMMGADHVARITSRIAGARVAVVNDYLAEKAEQVAAVVPGCRAIGDPLDAIADPDVDAVVLATPGPTHEKQLLACLEHGKPVMCEKPLTTDVETSLEIVKREAELGRTLIQVGFMRRFDHEYAELKALLDAGGLGQPLVMHCAHRNPTVPPGFDSSMIVKDSLVHEVDVTRFLLDEEIASVQVLCPTPNPGGPPGLQDPQIAIFRTASGKHVDVEVFVATGVAYEVRTEVVGEKGSAMIGLDVGLVRKTVQGTWGGQSTPSFRERFGQAYDSEIQRWVDAVRRGADTGVYIDGPGAWDGYAAAAVCEAGVTSLMSGRPVDVQMVDRASVWGGGL; the protein is encoded by the coding sequence ATGTCAGATCTGCGGATTGCCGTCCTCGGCGTCGGCATGATGGGTGCCGATCACGTCGCACGGATCACCTCGAGGATCGCCGGCGCCCGGGTGGCCGTCGTCAACGACTACCTGGCCGAGAAGGCGGAACAGGTCGCCGCGGTCGTTCCCGGTTGCCGTGCCATCGGTGACCCGCTCGACGCGATCGCCGATCCGGACGTGGACGCCGTCGTCCTGGCCACCCCGGGGCCCACGCACGAGAAACAGCTGCTCGCCTGCCTCGAGCACGGCAAGCCGGTGATGTGCGAGAAGCCGCTGACCACCGACGTCGAGACGTCCCTGGAGATCGTCAAGCGTGAGGCCGAGCTCGGCCGCACGCTGATCCAGGTCGGTTTCATGCGCCGTTTCGACCACGAGTACGCCGAGCTGAAGGCGCTGCTGGACGCGGGTGGGCTGGGCCAACCGCTGGTGATGCACTGCGCACACCGCAATCCCACGGTGCCGCCCGGTTTCGACAGCTCGATGATCGTGAAGGACTCGCTCGTCCACGAGGTGGACGTCACGCGCTTCCTGCTGGACGAGGAGATCGCGTCGGTGCAGGTGCTTTGCCCGACCCCGAATCCGGGTGGACCGCCGGGACTCCAGGACCCGCAGATCGCGATCTTCCGCACCGCGTCCGGCAAGCACGTCGACGTCGAGGTGTTCGTCGCCACCGGCGTCGCCTATGAGGTGCGCACTGAAGTGGTGGGCGAGAAGGGCAGCGCGATGATCGGTCTCGATGTCGGTCTGGTGCGCAAGACGGTGCAGGGGACGTGGGGTGGGCAGTCGACGCCGAGCTTCCGGGAGCGGTTCGGGCAGGCCTACGATTCCGAGATCCAGCGGTGGGTCGATGCCGTCCGGCGCGGCGCGGACACCGGCGTGTATATCGACGGACCGGGCGCATGGGACGGCTATGCCGCGGCAGCGGTGTGCGAAGCCGGCGTGACGTCGCTCATGAGCGGCCGGCCGGTCGACGTGCAGATGGTCGACCGTGCCTCGGTGTGGGGAGGCGGACTGTGA